The sequence GGAGGCGTTGATAAATGAGCCCTTCGTGGTCGATTACTACGGCTCCTTCCAGACGGCCCATCACGTGGCCTTCATCTTGGAGTGGGCTCCGGGGGGAGACCTGAGGCCGGGCATCTACACGGACATGTACTCCGAGCCCCGGGCCGTGTAAGTGACCCTCCGAGCCGCACGACGTGAGTACAGAAGCGGAGGACGCGCGATGTAACTGCTTCTCTTGTCGTCCGTCTCTTTTCCTGGACAGGTTCTACGCCGCCTGTGTGGTGCTCGGGCTGGAGGCGTTGCACAAACGCAACATCGTCCACAGGCAAGTCCCCGCTCGTCAGACATGCGCACGACACGCACAGTGCACGCGATGCACCGTCTCGCTGAGTTCAAACCCGTGACGCTGTGTTTTTATCGCAGGGATCTTAAGCTGGAGAATCTGCTGATGGACGCAGACGGCTACGTCAAGCTCGGAGACTTCGGCCTCTGCAGAGAAGGTGCATCAAAAATAAACCGTATTGATTCCCTGCTCTGGCACGTCATGTCTGATTCACACCTGTCCTGCGATGCGTTTCTCACCGACTCTCCGTTTTTCTTGCCAGGGATGGGGGTCAATGATCAGGCCAGCACCATCTGTGGGATGCCCCAGTTCATGGCCCCAGAGATGCTGACCCAGCCGTCCTACACCCGGGACGTGGACTGGTGGTCCTTTGGGGTCCTGCTCTATGAGATGTTGGTCGGAAAGGTGGGTTTCAATCGCACCAGGTCCGGTTCTTGGTGGGATGGCGGTTATTGCCGCCATGAGTGTGATTTTGTGTGCTATGAGCGATCTGCTTTTATAAGCCACGTCTCGGGCGTGATCTGACCAGTTTGTGTCTCGGTATGTTGTGAGTATTCAGAGGTTCGGTCGGGAGTGTCCCTTTaatgtcctctctgtgtccctttGCTGTAGATTCCCTTCAACGGTCGCGATCACAAGGAGCTCACCCACAGCATTGTCCACGACATAGTCCACTACCCCCGGTTCCTGTCTGCCGAGGCCGTGTCCATCCTCTCAGGGGTCAGTATCGGCTGTTCTTTCTTGTGACGAGCTCTTGCCTGCAGTTTGTGCCTCGCTGTCCTGCTGACCAGCCGTGATGAAGGCGTGTCTCTGTGATTTAACCGTGACGGAGTTGGAGAGAGACCCCGTGCCGGTGGCAAGGCACACGCGCTCACTGGCACTGCCAACTGCgagaactgctctctcgcagCACGTCTGAACTGCGGGTCCGTCGATGGACAATAACGAGCCTCTCCTTGTTGTTTTCAATCCGCAGCTCCTCCAGAAAGACCCCAAGAGACGCCTGGGGGCCGGGTGGCGAGGGGCGCAGGAAGTGAAGAGGCATCCCTTCTTCGAGGTACGTGGCGCAGGCAACCGCTTCACCGCCAGGGAGTAAAATGAACACCGGGTGAATGcgggtagatttagccagtggcgGGTACATCGGTCAATCTTCCCAGCCACTGTGGCGGGCAGCCAACAAGTATACGGGAACTTTTAGTTTCTCCTCGCGTATTGGTcgatatgtttcaaaatacaaattctTTTGAGGTTGTAGTGTTGGTATCTTAGTTGATTTGGCAAAccgcaatatcatgtttttgttttttaatatatggcaGTCGGACGTATTTCACAGagagcaatgaagcagaagtaaggtggttaaggatgtggaaaaataatgacttttaatgacttttcaaagtcataattactgactttGTAAGAACCTGGATCAGAGTGTCAATGCAACTATTATAATTCTaaaacaaagtccatatacgcACAGTCGGtgcaattctgcagatctgcgcatctctgcggaaatctgcactCCAACGCGCCCCATGGCTTCcttacagacaaacacaaacctgtataatgtgtgcagtgcaattaaactaccatgAATCTACAGCTGATATGTTAACCCAccaaaaagccaaacacccttctgcaacactagcaatgacagaaaaggaaagaggagcaacaaacacatcatTCATATTACAGACACAGCAAGCTGTtgctatttatattttatttgctgTAACTCGAGCGCAcatatagaaaaatatattggtCGGTCAGTTACAAATGTGactgcaaaatattcctttataaaacagatagtcacaacctttatagttaatttgaaattgtgacaataaaaggTTGTGCTAATGTCGGGGAACAATATGAGAGTCTGACACGAGGTGCGTGAGAGTTGACAgctctgctgttattatgccatttccaaacggcttctaataatgtttttttacgtagatatttatttaccaAGGTTGTGTTAGATAACTATTCATCAACTGCATCAGTTACAAGGTATTCATTTATGGGAAACGATTTGCGATCGAGACGtgcggagattctgctgaagagaaacgtgggTTTGTTTACTGGCGTTTGCGCAGCTGCAGAGCACAGGCCTGGTactgaccaatggaaaggacgttaggcaccatataacacccctgtGTCAGTTTAGTGTGTTGATCCAGagccccattagctgccatgttattgcatgtGATTGATGAAATGGAAAACGATGCTCCCGCACActgtctctactagcaagtgttataatttaaTCAGATGTAGTGTTTTGGTTAAAGagcttataacacttgcaagtagaaactgtgtgggagcatgttgtTTCTACCCAGATCCTTTCCCCTCATAcgcacctgtctagtctatacaggtgtgcgaTTAGCTTCTGTTATGGTGATTGATACATGTACGCACCGTCATGcatttctggtgatgtttgcctttggctggtaaaaataccaagtggctggtaagtgttttccttctaccagacacagtggctagtggccaaaaaggTCAGTGTTATCCCCTGTTCACCGCTCTGTCccatcctccctctcctctctctcgttCCAGGATGTGGACTGGGCTGGGATGCAGGCGAGGACAGTGGAGCCTCCCTTTCTGCCCCCTGCCAAACGCTTCCAGGCCCTGGACCACTCCGCAAAGCCCATCCTCACGCCGCCGCCTCTCGAGGAGAGAGCACTGACTCCGGAGGAGCAGGACATCTTCAGCAGCTTCCAGTATGTGGCAGATTGGTGGTAATGTTGGTGAC is a genomic window of Amia ocellicauda isolate fAmiCal2 chromosome 10, fAmiCal2.hap1, whole genome shotgun sequence containing:
- the LOC136759732 gene encoding serine/threonine-protein kinase N2-like; the protein is MPQFMAPEMLTQPSYTRDVDWWSFGVLLYEMLVGKIPFNGRDHKELTHSIVHDIVHYPRFLSAEAVSILSGLLQKDPKRRLGAGWRGAQEVKRHPFFEDVDWAGMQARTVEPPFLPPAKRFQALDHSAKPILTPPPLEERALTPEEQDIFSSFQYVADWW